One segment of Bradyrhizobium sp. CB2312 DNA contains the following:
- a CDS encoding NUDIX domain-containing protein — protein MPTRSAGIVAYRVRSEIEVLLVHPGGPFWRNKDLGTWSIPKGEYEDGQDAEQAARREFAEELGVEVTEPLIALGEVKQRGGKIVTAFAIELDVDTHNIRSNTFEIEWPPRSGKRQAFPEIDRAAFFTLEEAAGKINEGQRPLLERLARLVGGAG, from the coding sequence ATGCCAACGAGAAGCGCCGGGATCGTCGCTTATCGCGTGCGATCGGAGATCGAGGTTCTGCTGGTCCATCCCGGCGGCCCGTTCTGGCGCAACAAGGATCTCGGCACGTGGTCGATCCCGAAGGGCGAATATGAAGACGGGCAAGATGCCGAGCAAGCTGCGCGGCGCGAATTCGCCGAGGAGCTCGGCGTCGAGGTGACCGAGCCCCTCATTGCGCTGGGCGAGGTGAAGCAGCGCGGCGGCAAGATCGTGACCGCCTTCGCCATCGAGCTCGATGTCGATACGCACAATATTCGCAGCAACACGTTCGAGATCGAATGGCCGCCGCGCAGCGGCAAGCGGCAGGCGTTTCCCGAGATCGACCGCGCCGCGTTCTTCACGCTCGAGGAAGCGGCCGGGAAGATAAATGAGGGCCAGCGTCCGCTGCTCGAGCGGCTGGCGCGACTGGTCGGCGGCGCGGGCTAG
- a CDS encoding MFS transporter, with protein MSAVATDEAGHGTRALIFALLALACGHMLSTLLRTIPAVSLDLMAADFHIEPQALASLTSVYPFAFAAAQIPVGAAMDRFGVRPVSLSLLAGTVVGAIASGFATGPSSFAFGQVLLGVATSGMLMCPMTLAAKQLSAARFGLWSGAILSIGNIGMLLSSSPLAFVVDTYGWRAGFWISAAGGLLVALAVFLLVPSQPAEHKDDSSPLSQMIEVLRLGFSRPLRGLIALALVSLATSLVLRGLWGGPWLMEVKGLTRVEAGNQLGAFTLAMIAGPLCIGVIDRRLGRRRALVAGSHLAGALLLALMALGAPHYPVSALLGLSVMPPQYDLVLFVLIGLATSAQPLVFGMSRQLVDAQTAGKALAAVNLAFFLGAALMQSVTGAVAAFAGLPAVLLFMAAALFLGVLIFLTYTSSHS; from the coding sequence ATGAGTGCGGTTGCCACGGATGAAGCGGGACATGGCACCCGCGCGCTGATCTTTGCGCTGCTTGCGCTCGCCTGCGGGCACATGCTCTCGACCTTGCTGCGCACCATCCCCGCCGTCAGCCTCGATCTGATGGCGGCGGATTTTCATATCGAGCCGCAGGCGCTGGCGAGCCTCACCTCGGTCTATCCCTTCGCCTTTGCCGCCGCGCAGATTCCGGTCGGCGCGGCGATGGACCGGTTCGGCGTGCGGCCGGTGTCGCTGAGCCTGCTCGCGGGAACCGTGGTCGGCGCCATCGCGTCGGGCTTTGCGACGGGACCTTCGAGCTTTGCCTTCGGGCAGGTGCTGCTCGGCGTCGCGACCTCGGGCATGCTGATGTGCCCGATGACGCTCGCCGCGAAGCAATTGTCGGCGGCGCGGTTCGGGCTGTGGTCGGGCGCGATCCTCTCGATCGGCAATATCGGCATGCTGCTGTCGTCGAGCCCGCTTGCCTTCGTGGTCGACACTTACGGCTGGCGCGCCGGGTTCTGGATTTCGGCAGCTGGCGGCCTGCTGGTGGCGCTCGCGGTGTTCCTGCTGGTGCCGAGCCAGCCGGCCGAGCACAAGGACGATTCCTCGCCGCTGTCGCAGATGATCGAGGTGCTCAGGCTCGGCTTCTCGCGGCCGCTGCGCGGCCTGATCGCGCTGGCGCTGGTGTCGCTGGCGACCTCGCTGGTGCTGCGCGGCCTGTGGGGCGGGCCGTGGCTGATGGAGGTCAAGGGACTGACGCGGGTCGAGGCCGGCAACCAGCTCGGAGCATTCACGCTGGCGATGATCGCGGGGCCGCTGTGCATCGGCGTGATCGACCGCAGGCTCGGCCGCCGCCGCGCGCTGGTGGCCGGCTCGCATCTGGCCGGCGCGCTGCTGCTGGCGCTGATGGCGCTCGGAGCGCCGCATTATCCGGTCTCCGCGCTGCTGGGGCTGTCGGTGATGCCGCCGCAATACGACCTCGTGCTGTTCGTGCTCATCGGGCTTGCGACCTCGGCGCAGCCGCTGGTGTTCGGCATGTCCAGGCAGCTGGTCGACGCGCAAACCGCGGGCAAGGCGCTCGCGGCCGTGAACCTCGCCTTCTTCCTCGGGGCGGCGCTGATGCAGTCCGTCACCGGCGCGGTCGCGGCGTTCGCGGGCTTGCCGGCGGTGCTGCTGTTCATGGCTGCGGCGCTGTTCCTGGGGGTGCTGATCTTTTTGACTTACACATCGTCCCATTCGTAG
- a CDS encoding CYTH and CHAD domain-containing protein → MNAETELKFRLAPQKLSSVLRAAASNGRLGDRSEQALVSTYYDTSNQKLRRHGLTLRVRKVGDRYVQTVKAGGSGTVTRGEWEHEVAGAKPDFKKIKNTPLDDLASKKLPRKLRPVFQTEVHRTTEARRVRRSEIELAVDRGHVAAGRRSRPVAELELELKSGQVADLFRLARNLERKTGAELDLRSKAERGFQLVTGHGAGAQHAEPIALKGELSPRNAFGVIAHSTLRQITANADPVRDMDSEGVHQMRVGLRRLRAAISLFSDILPRASTERIKAELKWLTGELAPAREIDVFLEESIRPIADQGVPKRGARAIAKRFSAERSAAFARAREAVGSARYRRLLIDVIEWIETEQSRAGDDRSIATYAAALLDRRIRRARKQGKHLDDLDPTQRHKLRIKVKKIRYAVDFFGSLYSDRDRKQLGILASRLKQIQSALGSLNDFMAHRELATEAALAAPPANRRAQAFASGFIVGREREAANGLMKDAAKELHRLHRLRVAPGK, encoded by the coding sequence ATGAATGCCGAAACGGAACTCAAATTCCGCCTTGCGCCGCAAAAGCTGTCATCCGTCTTGCGCGCTGCCGCTTCAAACGGGCGACTCGGCGACCGCTCGGAGCAGGCGCTTGTGTCAACCTATTACGACACGAGCAATCAGAAGCTCAGGCGGCATGGCCTCACGCTCCGCGTCCGCAAGGTTGGCGATCGCTACGTGCAGACCGTGAAGGCGGGCGGCTCCGGAACCGTCACGCGCGGCGAATGGGAACATGAGGTCGCAGGCGCAAAGCCCGACTTCAAGAAGATCAAGAACACGCCTCTCGACGACCTCGCGTCCAAAAAACTTCCGCGCAAGCTGCGGCCGGTATTTCAGACCGAGGTCCATCGCACGACCGAGGCAAGGCGGGTGCGACGGAGCGAGATCGAGCTCGCCGTTGACCGCGGCCACGTCGCTGCCGGACGGCGCTCGCGGCCGGTTGCCGAGCTCGAGCTGGAATTGAAGTCGGGGCAGGTCGCCGATCTGTTCCGGCTGGCGCGCAACCTCGAACGCAAGACGGGCGCCGAGCTCGATCTGCGCTCGAAAGCCGAGCGAGGCTTTCAACTCGTCACCGGACACGGCGCAGGCGCGCAGCACGCCGAGCCGATCGCACTGAAAGGCGAGCTCTCGCCGCGCAATGCCTTCGGCGTGATCGCGCATTCGACGCTGCGCCAGATCACGGCGAATGCCGATCCGGTGCGGGACATGGATTCGGAAGGCGTCCACCAGATGCGCGTCGGCCTGCGGCGCTTGCGGGCCGCGATCTCGCTGTTCTCCGACATCCTGCCGCGCGCCAGCACGGAACGGATCAAGGCCGAGCTCAAATGGCTCACGGGCGAGCTGGCGCCGGCGCGCGAGATCGACGTATTCCTCGAGGAAAGTATTCGGCCGATCGCCGACCAGGGCGTCCCGAAACGCGGCGCTCGCGCGATCGCCAAGAGATTTTCCGCGGAACGAAGCGCAGCCTTCGCACGCGCCCGCGAGGCGGTCGGCTCCGCCCGCTACCGCCGCCTGCTGATCGACGTGATCGAGTGGATCGAGACTGAACAGTCCCGCGCCGGCGACGACCGGTCGATTGCCACCTATGCCGCGGCCTTGCTCGACCGGCGGATCAGGAGGGCGCGCAAGCAGGGCAAGCATCTGGACGATCTCGACCCGACGCAGCGCCACAAGCTGCGGATCAAGGTCAAGAAGATCCGCTATGCCGTCGACTTCTTTGGGAGCCTCTACAGCGATCGCGACCGCAAGCAGCTCGGAATCCTCGCCAGCCGGCTGAAGCAAATCCAATCCGCGCTGGGATCGCTCAACGACTTCATGGCGCATCGCGAGCTCGCGACCGAGGCGGCGCTGGCGGCGCCGCCGGCGAACCGGCGCGCCCAGGCGTTCGCATCGGGATTCATCGTCGGCCGGGAGCGCGAGGCGGCGAACGGCCTGATGAAGGACGCCGCAAAAGAGCTGCATCGATTGCACCGGCTGCGCGTCGCGCCGGGCAAGTGA
- a CDS encoding lytic transglycosylase domain-containing protein, whose protein sequence is MRFLVAACAAFLIVMCDVGSTTSRQAENTDNALLKTDRGPSLVPLVELFLSSVQAIELANARAAYEETIEPARTVETVAPAPLSATEKFCHALREAAEASGIPVPFFARLIWQESRFKSNEVSQAGAQGVAQFMPETAAEVGLDDPFDPMKALPASAKFLGRLRDDFGNLGLAAAAYNAGPGRIQKWLARESELPRETRDYVRIITGTKAEDWTARAEALAIRIDLPREAPCEGIGSLSKIKDVAWVPVNLTPSVATIMRKAEQLAARLTANRARKRLASVIRKTTKARSMIAARAAGKSAKARAIRLAARERSSS, encoded by the coding sequence ATGCGATTTCTCGTCGCGGCTTGCGCTGCGTTCCTGATCGTGATGTGCGACGTCGGCTCGACGACGTCCCGGCAAGCGGAAAACACCGACAACGCCCTTCTCAAAACCGATCGCGGGCCCTCGCTGGTTCCCCTCGTCGAGCTCTTCCTTTCCAGCGTGCAGGCCATTGAGCTGGCGAATGCGCGCGCTGCCTATGAGGAGACGATCGAGCCGGCGCGCACGGTTGAAACCGTCGCTCCCGCCCCGCTTTCGGCGACTGAAAAATTCTGCCACGCGCTTCGCGAGGCCGCGGAAGCCAGCGGCATTCCGGTGCCGTTCTTCGCGCGCCTGATCTGGCAGGAGAGCCGCTTCAAGTCCAACGAGGTCAGCCAGGCCGGCGCACAGGGCGTTGCGCAATTCATGCCGGAGACGGCCGCCGAGGTCGGGCTCGACGATCCCTTCGATCCGATGAAGGCGCTGCCCGCATCGGCGAAATTCCTGGGCAGGCTGCGCGACGATTTCGGCAATCTCGGTCTTGCCGCGGCCGCCTATAACGCCGGCCCCGGCCGCATCCAGAAATGGCTCGCCAGGGAGAGCGAGCTGCCGCGCGAGACGCGCGATTATGTCCGCATCATCACCGGCACCAAGGCCGAAGACTGGACCGCACGGGCCGAAGCGCTCGCGATCCGGATCGACCTGCCGCGTGAAGCACCTTGCGAAGGCATCGGCAGTCTGTCCAAGATCAAGGACGTCGCCTGGGTTCCGGTGAACCTGACGCCCTCGGTCGCCACCATCATGCGCAAGGCCGAGCAACTGGCGGCGCGTTTGACCGCCAACCGTGCGCGCAAGCGGCTCGCCTCGGTGATTCGGAAGACCACCAAGGCACGCAGCATGATCGCGGCGCGTGCGGCCGGCAAGAGTGCCAAGGCCCGCGCCATCCGCCTTGCCGCACGCGAACGGTCTTCAAGCTGA
- a CDS encoding patatin-like phospholipase family protein gives MGALNLSQVLWEERRALAGAPLEFPPKDKDPATGGSAKLAPAQPASEAPPTPAPPPSATSAQASQRSSLSSQGPSLPPTAPVPEQLLEVYRALNADDRWALCLSGGGIRSASFALGILQRIAALKVRSKRPDEESGSALAQFEYLSTVSGGGYIGSWLSAWLYQERRREKVREKSSAAAAAGAHKTNRSSAPDPVGLLNRRDSRGRLGDHEEAEPISNLRRNSHFLAPSFSSISPDLWSDVASVLRNLFLNWVLLVPPMILAVLITKALYFAVIDAQSIKDERMWFLGLMIVPTLCFLVSLSFSFANRPARGWINVSQSWFLVCDLAPFLVGAALLVFVLQSPYGLATLTDVTDKLGFKPGEAEGLRFYVNVVIRGALLGVVFYLASSLLARVWRRVFGHSARSPRTGTVSPWQRWIDLAAWCVAGGAFGLLSAAGLALLWYLNQHGSNATTAIFACVLGLPWFVMARIVADVIYIAFAEFLSEVDVGLEFQARSSGIFTLAYIGWLLWFGLVLGAPAAAKWIESSAFVPSLAAGGGISGLLSVILGASTKTKAAAEQVSGFRQYLGLNTIAAIAAALFAIILVALLSIGWDAAFRSFEPDASSHMPWTIVLLAGFTLSVLIIAASLVLSINRYSLHSLYRNRLVRAFLGASRDEKDRDKTKNAFTDFDGRDSPYLQDLWKPGVVPRGARWRPFHVISAALNLVSSKNLAWQERMAAPFTFSPLHCGSGSAAFSDGAYRTTYARAEQERPYGGAPLGLTLGTAMAISGAAVSPSMGYNSSPGVAFLMALFNVRLGWWLANPRGDNPEYANVKPPFALWPFFMEMFGLTSETRRWVYLTDGGHFENLGLYEMVRRRCRVIVVSDAGCDPDYSFEDLGNALRKIWIDLGVRIDLHGLDLLKKRFKERPTPAEQAPYWAIGDIRYHEADGGKSQDGVLLYFKSGLHGTEPMGVLSYAIAHATFPHETTLNQFFSESQFESYRTLGYEIAERAFASGGGLSATATTGAPPTFLSIVEKLKGDIRKGQDGEVADRVIPALA, from the coding sequence GTGGGGGCATTGAACCTTTCGCAGGTGCTTTGGGAGGAGCGGCGGGCGCTTGCCGGCGCACCTCTGGAATTCCCGCCGAAAGACAAAGATCCGGCAACCGGCGGCTCGGCCAAGCTGGCACCCGCTCAGCCGGCGTCCGAGGCGCCGCCCACACCGGCGCCACCGCCCTCGGCGACATCGGCTCAAGCTTCGCAGCGCTCCTCCCTGTCCTCGCAGGGCCCATCGCTGCCGCCAACGGCTCCCGTCCCTGAGCAACTCCTTGAAGTCTACCGGGCGCTCAACGCCGACGATCGGTGGGCGCTCTGCCTGTCCGGTGGCGGAATCCGCAGCGCGTCGTTCGCGCTCGGCATCCTGCAGAGGATTGCAGCCCTCAAGGTCAGGTCGAAGCGTCCAGATGAGGAGTCGGGCTCGGCTCTCGCGCAGTTTGAGTATCTGTCGACCGTGTCGGGAGGCGGATATATCGGCAGCTGGCTGTCAGCCTGGCTCTATCAGGAGCGCCGGCGTGAGAAGGTGCGCGAAAAATCGTCTGCCGCGGCAGCCGCAGGTGCACACAAGACCAATCGGAGCTCCGCGCCGGACCCGGTCGGTTTGCTCAACCGGCGCGACAGCCGCGGTCGACTCGGAGATCACGAAGAGGCGGAGCCGATTTCGAACCTCCGGCGCAATTCGCACTTTCTCGCGCCGAGCTTCTCGTCGATCTCCCCTGACCTGTGGAGCGACGTTGCCAGCGTGCTGCGCAATCTGTTCCTGAACTGGGTCCTGCTCGTCCCGCCGATGATCCTCGCGGTGCTCATCACCAAGGCCCTCTACTTTGCCGTTATTGATGCCCAAAGCATCAAGGACGAGAGGATGTGGTTCCTGGGTTTGATGATCGTACCCACCTTGTGCTTCCTGGTCTCCCTGTCGTTCTCCTTCGCAAACCGGCCCGCCCGCGGCTGGATCAATGTCTCGCAATCCTGGTTTCTCGTGTGCGACCTCGCGCCATTCCTTGTCGGAGCCGCACTGCTGGTTTTCGTGCTGCAAAGCCCTTATGGCCTGGCGACGCTCACGGACGTGACCGACAAGCTCGGGTTCAAGCCCGGAGAGGCCGAGGGACTTCGATTCTACGTCAACGTCGTCATTCGCGGCGCCCTCCTTGGAGTCGTCTTCTATCTCGCCTCCTCGTTGCTGGCGCGCGTATGGAGGCGTGTCTTCGGCCATTCAGCGCGCTCGCCGCGCACGGGCACGGTCAGTCCCTGGCAGCGCTGGATCGATCTCGCCGCCTGGTGCGTCGCCGGCGGGGCTTTCGGGCTGCTGAGCGCCGCGGGACTGGCCTTGCTCTGGTATCTGAACCAGCATGGCTCCAACGCCACGACAGCAATCTTTGCCTGCGTCCTCGGCCTGCCCTGGTTCGTGATGGCGCGCATCGTCGCCGACGTCATCTACATCGCGTTTGCCGAATTTCTGTCCGAGGTGGACGTCGGGCTCGAATTCCAGGCGCGATCGAGCGGAATATTCACGTTGGCTTATATCGGCTGGCTGTTGTGGTTCGGGCTCGTGCTTGGCGCGCCCGCGGCTGCAAAATGGATCGAGAGCAGCGCCTTCGTTCCCTCGCTTGCCGCTGGCGGGGGTATCTCAGGCCTGCTTTCGGTCATCCTGGGCGCGAGTACGAAGACCAAGGCCGCCGCCGAGCAGGTATCAGGCTTTCGCCAGTACCTCGGACTCAACACGATCGCCGCGATCGCGGCTGCGCTTTTCGCGATCATCCTGGTCGCCCTGCTGTCCATTGGCTGGGATGCTGCTTTCAGATCCTTCGAGCCCGACGCGAGCAGCCATATGCCCTGGACAATCGTGCTCCTGGCCGGCTTCACGCTTTCGGTGCTGATCATCGCGGCCTCACTCGTCCTCAGCATCAACCGCTACTCTCTCCATAGCCTCTACCGGAACCGCCTGGTGCGCGCGTTTCTCGGCGCATCGCGCGACGAGAAAGACCGCGACAAGACCAAGAATGCCTTTACGGATTTCGACGGCCGCGACAGCCCGTATCTGCAAGACCTCTGGAAGCCTGGCGTCGTCCCGCGAGGGGCCCGTTGGAGGCCGTTCCACGTGATCAGCGCGGCGCTCAACCTCGTGTCGTCCAAGAACCTCGCCTGGCAAGAACGAATGGCAGCGCCCTTTACGTTCTCGCCACTCCATTGCGGCAGCGGCAGCGCGGCATTTTCGGACGGCGCTTATCGGACGACCTACGCTCGAGCCGAACAGGAGCGGCCTTACGGCGGAGCACCGCTCGGCCTTACGCTCGGGACCGCAATGGCGATTTCGGGCGCTGCCGTAAGCCCGAGCATGGGTTACAACTCCTCGCCGGGTGTCGCCTTCCTGATGGCGCTCTTCAACGTGCGCCTCGGCTGGTGGCTGGCCAACCCGCGTGGCGACAATCCCGAATACGCGAACGTCAAGCCACCCTTTGCGCTGTGGCCGTTCTTCATGGAGATGTTCGGCCTGACCAGCGAAACCCGGCGCTGGGTCTATCTCACCGACGGCGGGCACTTTGAGAATCTCGGCCTCTACGAAATGGTTCGCCGGCGTTGCCGGGTTATCGTCGTTAGCGACGCCGGCTGCGATCCCGATTATTCCTTCGAGGATCTCGGCAATGCGCTGCGCAAGATCTGGATCGATCTCGGCGTGCGCATCGACTTGCACGGCCTCGACCTTCTCAAGAAGCGCTTCAAGGAACGTCCCACCCCTGCAGAGCAGGCGCCCTACTGGGCGATTGGCGATATTCGCTATCACGAGGCCGATGGCGGCAAATCACAAGACGGAGTGCTGTTGTATTTCAAGTCCGGCCTGCACGGCACGGAGCCCATGGGCGTCCTGAGCTATGCGATAGCCCACGCGACCTTTCCACACGAGACGACGCTGAACCAGTTCTTCTCGGAATCTCAATTCGAAAGCTACCGCACCCTCGGCTATGAGATCGCAGAACGCGCATTCGCCTCCGGCGGCGGTCTTTCGGCGACCGCGACGACCGGGGCGCCCCCCACTTTCCTTTCAATCGTCGAGAAGCTCAAAGGCGACATCAGAAAAGGCCAAGATGGGGAAGTCGCCGACCGCGTCATCCCGGCCCTGGCCTGA
- a CDS encoding tripartite tricarboxylate transporter substrate binding protein: protein MQRTLRLLALVAALCASTEVLAQKYPAHPAKIMVGFSAGGPVDVVARIVADRLGNKLGQPFVVENRAGANGMIAAEGVARADADGYTILACNSSTITLNKTLFKDARYDPINDFAPLTTVVSAPLVLVVNPENPKTANINTVADLVAAAKAKPGELAYGSGGNGNLAHLAMELLSQKAGIKLIHVPYRGGAASEVGILAQEVLAVFDPLSAVPLVKAGKLRALAVSSAERLPSLPDVPTVAEAGYPGFDISFWVGFFMPKATPAPILETLHREIVAAARDPVLQERLETQGVVSVLSPADYAAKIAKETKELAEVVAAANIKAE, encoded by the coding sequence ATGCAACGAACGCTTCGCCTGCTGGCGCTTGTCGCCGCACTGTGCGCGTCGACAGAGGTCCTCGCGCAAAAATATCCGGCGCATCCGGCCAAGATCATGGTCGGCTTCAGCGCCGGCGGCCCGGTCGATGTCGTCGCGCGCATCGTCGCCGACCGCCTCGGCAACAAGCTCGGGCAGCCCTTCGTGGTCGAGAACCGGGCGGGTGCCAACGGCATGATCGCCGCAGAGGGCGTGGCGCGTGCGGATGCGGACGGCTACACCATCCTCGCCTGCAACTCCTCCACCATCACGCTCAACAAGACGCTGTTCAAGGATGCCCGCTACGATCCGATCAATGACTTCGCGCCGCTCACCACCGTGGTGTCGGCGCCGCTGGTGCTGGTGGTCAATCCGGAGAATCCCAAGACGGCGAACATCAACACCGTCGCCGATCTCGTCGCAGCCGCAAAGGCCAAGCCGGGCGAGCTTGCCTACGGCTCCGGCGGCAACGGCAACCTCGCCCATCTCGCCATGGAGCTGCTGAGCCAGAAGGCCGGCATCAAGCTGATCCACGTGCCCTATCGCGGTGGGGCTGCGTCCGAGGTCGGCATCCTCGCGCAGGAGGTGCTCGCCGTGTTCGATCCGCTCTCCGCGGTGCCGCTGGTGAAGGCCGGCAAGCTGCGCGCGCTCGCGGTGTCCTCGGCCGAGCGGCTGCCATCGCTGCCGGATGTGCCGACCGTCGCGGAGGCCGGCTATCCCGGCTTCGACATCTCGTTCTGGGTCGGCTTCTTCATGCCGAAGGCAACGCCCGCGCCGATCCTGGAGACGCTGCACCGGGAGATCGTTGCCGCCGCCAGAGATCCAGTGCTGCAGGAGCGGCTGGAGACGCAGGGCGTCGTCAGCGTGCTGAGCCCGGCCGACTACGCCGCCAAGATCGCGAAGGAAACGAAAGAGCTCGCCGAGGTCGTCGCGGCCGCGAACATCAAGGCGGAGTAA
- a CDS encoding HGGxSTG domain-containing protein, translating to MTGRHDRNTGPMLTSPRCGARTRDGDACRAPASSGKSRCRMHGGGRRCGAPKGNQNARRHGGFTREAVAERVKQRLLLDEAQGLLQKLK from the coding sequence ATGACCGGCCGTCACGATCGGAACACCGGCCCGATGCTGACCAGTCCCCGCTGCGGCGCCAGGACCCGCGACGGCGATGCGTGCCGCGCACCGGCGTCGAGCGGCAAATCCCGCTGCCGTATGCACGGCGGCGGACGCAGATGCGGCGCGCCGAAGGGAAACCAGAATGCGCGGAGGCACGGAGGGTTCACGCGAGAAGCCGTGGCCGAGCGGGTAAAGCAGCGACTGCTGCTCGACGAGGCGCAAGGACTGCTGCAGAAGTTGAAGTGA
- a CDS encoding avidin/streptavidin family protein — translation MSWVGSWRNQFGSILRVISDVEGRIEGTFETALEDSGFYGQTVQVTGFHRGNCIGFVAVGSSATGDRVVSYTGLLRHGKMETAWFVVADQALSAASEGDPAKLKPLNWWRAVTTNVDTFERT, via the coding sequence ATGTCATGGGTCGGCAGTTGGCGAAACCAGTTCGGCTCCATCCTGCGCGTCATCAGCGATGTCGAGGGACGCATCGAGGGCACGTTCGAGACCGCGCTTGAAGACAGCGGTTTCTATGGGCAGACGGTGCAGGTCACCGGGTTTCATCGGGGCAATTGCATCGGCTTTGTCGCCGTCGGCTCGTCCGCGACGGGGGACCGCGTCGTCTCGTACACGGGCTTGTTGCGCCACGGGAAGATGGAGACCGCCTGGTTTGTGGTCGCCGACCAGGCGCTGAGCGCCGCCAGCGAAGGCGATCCCGCAAAACTCAAGCCGCTGAACTGGTGGCGCGCCGTGACAACCAATGTCGACACGTTCGAGCGCACCTAG
- a CDS encoding M20/M25/M40 family metallo-hydrolase produces MPVDTKAATDRLMRFLAVEGVTGQEAAIGRELTAALKEAGVPAKAIRLDDANTRIPVPTETGNLIVDLPGRGALHNQPRIMFMTHMDTVPLCAGAKPKKSGRKIVNEAKTALGGDNRCGCGVLVTLAAELAKQNLDHPPITLLFCVREESGLYGARHVKLEELGKPVMAFNYDGGAASNVVIGAVGADRWTVEILGRASHAGVAPERGISSTMIMALALAEVKAGGWFGKVVKGKRQGTSNVGPVTGGEGRPAGDATNVVTDYVHVRGESRSHDGKFFKEITKAYKAAFEKAAKKVTNAQGKSGKVKFKAETDYYPFRMKESLPVVKRAIEAVAAVGGTPNVRAANGGLDANWMVRHGVPTVTFGAGQNEAHTIDEWINLDEYDRACALAVQLATMR; encoded by the coding sequence ATGCCCGTCGACACCAAGGCCGCCACCGACCGTCTCATGCGCTTCCTCGCCGTCGAGGGCGTCACAGGACAGGAGGCGGCGATCGGGCGTGAGCTCACGGCCGCATTGAAGGAGGCCGGCGTGCCGGCCAAGGCGATCCGGCTCGACGATGCCAACACGCGCATTCCAGTGCCGACCGAGACCGGCAACCTCATCGTCGACCTGCCCGGCCGCGGCGCCCTGCACAACCAGCCGCGCATCATGTTCATGACCCACATGGACACCGTGCCGCTCTGCGCCGGTGCCAAGCCCAAGAAATCCGGCCGCAAGATCGTCAACGAGGCAAAAACCGCGCTCGGCGGCGACAATCGCTGCGGCTGCGGCGTGCTGGTGACGCTGGCGGCGGAGCTTGCCAAGCAGAATCTCGACCATCCGCCGATCACCCTGCTGTTCTGCGTGCGCGAGGAGAGCGGGCTCTATGGCGCGCGCCACGTCAAGCTGGAGGAGCTCGGCAAGCCGGTGATGGCGTTCAACTATGACGGCGGCGCGGCCTCCAATGTCGTGATCGGCGCGGTCGGCGCCGATCGCTGGACCGTCGAAATTCTTGGTCGCGCCTCGCATGCCGGCGTCGCGCCGGAGCGCGGCATCTCCTCGACCATGATCATGGCGCTGGCGCTTGCCGAGGTGAAGGCCGGCGGCTGGTTCGGCAAGGTGGTGAAGGGCAAGCGTCAAGGCACCAGCAATGTCGGCCCCGTCACCGGCGGCGAAGGCCGCCCCGCGGGCGATGCCACCAACGTCGTCACCGACTACGTCCATGTGCGCGGCGAGAGCCGCAGCCACGACGGAAAATTCTTCAAGGAGATCACCAAGGCGTACAAGGCCGCGTTCGAGAAGGCGGCCAAGAAGGTCACGAACGCGCAAGGCAAGTCCGGCAAGGTCAAGTTCAAGGCGGAGACCGATTATTATCCGTTCCGCATGAAGGAGAGCCTGCCCGTGGTGAAACGCGCCATCGAGGCGGTGGCCGCGGTCGGCGGCACGCCGAATGTCCGCGCCGCCAATGGCGGCCTGGATGCCAACTGGATGGTGCGCCATGGCGTTCCCACCGTGACTTTCGGTGCCGGGCAGAACGAAGCGCACACCATCGACGAGTGGATCAATCTCGACGAATACGACCGCGCCTGCGCGCTGGCTGTGCAGCTCGCGACGATGCGGTGA